One window of the Primulina eburnea isolate SZY01 chromosome 18, ASM2296580v1, whole genome shotgun sequence genome contains the following:
- the LOC140818981 gene encoding serine/threonine-protein kinase PBL34-like → MGLSGDSLKGDSWNAKKGKEAKEKDDSVESGCCIKLKFIGSCISSRSKVDNSISGISTHEGKSSYGTGIDRPAATEIPSTATSNAESNSSSFKLEDELKVSSRLRKFAFHDLKLATRNFRPESLLGEGGFGCVFKGWIEENGTAPVKPGTGLTVAVKTLNHDGLQGHKEWMAEVNYLGDLVHPNLVKLIGYCIEDDQRLLVYEFMPRGSLENHLFRRSLPLPWSIRMKIALGAAMGLAFLHEEAEKPVIYRDFKTSNILLDAEYNAKLSDFGLAKDAPDEGKTHVSTRVMGTYGYAAPEYVMTGHLTSKSDVYSFGVVLLEMLTGRRSMDKNRPNGEHNLVEWARPHLGERKRFYRLIDPRLEGHFSIKGAQKAAHLAARCLSRDSKIRPLMTEVVEALKPLPNLKDMASSSYYFQTTQADRVGCSPNGKNGLKTQGSVSRNGQHHPRSLSIPNGSLASPYHQFAHNSPKPNGKS, encoded by the exons ATGGGACTAAGTGGGGATAGTTTAAAGGGGGATTCTTGGAATGCGAAGAAAGGAAAAGAGGCCAAGGAAAAAGATGATTCTGTGGAGTCAGGTTGCTGTATTAAGTTAAAGTTTATTGGTAGCTGTATTTCTTCAAGATCTAAAGTGGATAACTCTATTAGTGGCATCAGCACACACG AAGGTAAATCTTCATATGGTACCGGCATAGACCGACCAGCTGCCACAGAGATCCCATCCACCGCTACAAGTAATGCTGAAAGCAATTCGTCAAGCTTCAAACTGGAAGATGAACTTAAAGTTTCTTCCCGACTGAGAAAATTTGCATTTCATGACCTTAAGTTGGCAACAAGAAATTTTCGACCCGAATCACTTCTTGGAGAAGGGGGTTTTGGCTGTGTGTTTAAGGGGTGGATTGAAGAGAATGGCACGGCACCAGTTAAGCCAGGGACCGGGCTTACCGTTGCTGTCAAAACCCTGAATCATGATGGGCTTCAGGGTCACAAAGAATGGATG GCTGAAGTAAATTATCTTGGGGACCTTGTTCATCCTAATTTAGTTAAATTGATTGGTTACTGTATTGAAGATGATCAGAGGCTTTTAGTTTACGAGTTTATGCCTAGAGGAAGCTTGGAGAATCACCTATTCAGAA GGTCTCTCCCTCTTCCGTGGTCTATCAGGATGAAAATTGCTCTAGGTGCTGCAATGGGTCTTGCTTTTCTTCACGAAGAAGCAGAAAAACCGGTTATATATCGTGATTTTAAGACATCAAACATCCTGTTAGATGCT GAGTATAATGCCAAACTTTCTGATTTTGGACTTGCTAAAGATGCTCCAGATGAAGGAAAAACTCATGTTTCTACACGTGTGATGGGCACATATGGTTATGCGGCCCCAGAATATGTCATGACAG GACATCTTACATCAAAAAGTGATGTGTATAGTTTTGGAGTAGTCCTTCTTGAAATGCTGACAGGAAGAAGATCAATGGACAAAAACCGGCCTAATGGGGAGCATAACCTTGTAGAATGGGCTAGGCCTCATCTTGGTGAAAGGAAACGTTTTTACCGTTTGATAGATCCTCGACTTGAAGGTCATTTCTCAATTAAAGGTGCCCAAAAAGCTGCACACTTGGCTGCTCGTTGCCTTAGCCGAGATTCCAAAATTAGGCCTCTAATGACTGAAGTTGTTGAAGCTTTGAAGCCTTTGCCAAACCTCAAAGACATGGCTAGCTCGTCTTACTACTTCCAAACAACGCAAGCGGATCGAGTGGGTTGCAGCCCAAATGGTAAAAATGGTCTCAAAACCCAAGGATCGGTTTCAAGAAACGGGCAACATCATCCAAGAAGCCTTTCGATACCAAATGGTTCTCTTGCTTCACCATATCATCAGTTTGCCCATAATTCACCAAAACCGAATGGTAAGTCATAA